One window of the Emcibacter sp. genome contains the following:
- the fabF gene encoding beta-ketoacyl-ACP synthase II, translating into MRRVVVTGLGLVTPLATGVDLTWERLIAGESGAGPITKFDPSDLSARIACEVKQGDGTNGTFNPDDWMSAKDRRRIDDFILYGIAACDMALEDSGWKPETEEDRCRTGILTGSGIGGLPGIQDESINMHERGVRRVSPHFIPRCLINLISGNVSIRHGLKGPNHAVVTACATGTHALGDAARLIMWDDADVMVAGGAEAAICRIGVAGFNQAKALSTHFNDTPEKASRPWDQDRDGFVIGEGAGMVVLEEYEHAKARGAKIYAEVVGYGLSGDAYHVTAPAPDGNGGYRAMEMALKRSGLTPEDIDYVNAHGTSTPLGDELEFGSVKRLFGDAAGKIAMSSTKSAIGHLLGAAGSTEAIFSILAMNNNVCPPTLNLDNPSEGVSGINLVPHEAQDKKINAVLSNSFGFGGTNASLIFKAV; encoded by the coding sequence ATGAGACGAGTGGTAGTTACGGGACTTGGACTGGTTACTCCCCTGGCAACTGGGGTGGATTTAACCTGGGAAAGACTTATCGCCGGGGAATCCGGTGCAGGACCGATCACCAAGTTTGATCCCTCCGATTTGTCTGCCCGCATTGCCTGTGAAGTCAAGCAGGGCGACGGCACAAACGGAACCTTCAACCCGGATGACTGGATGAGCGCCAAGGATCGCCGTCGTATTGATGACTTCATTCTTTATGGCATCGCTGCCTGCGATATGGCTCTGGAGGATTCTGGATGGAAACCGGAAACTGAGGAAGATCGCTGCCGTACCGGAATACTCACCGGTTCCGGTATCGGGGGCCTGCCGGGCATCCAGGACGAATCCATCAATATGCACGAACGCGGCGTTCGCCGGGTAAGCCCGCACTTCATACCCCGCTGCCTGATCAACCTGATTTCCGGGAATGTCTCCATTCGTCACGGCCTGAAAGGCCCGAACCACGCCGTTGTGACCGCCTGTGCGACCGGCACCCATGCTTTGGGTGACGCTGCCCGGCTGATTATGTGGGATGATGCGGACGTGATGGTTGCCGGCGGGGCGGAAGCCGCGATCTGCCGGATTGGCGTCGCCGGTTTTAACCAGGCCAAGGCGCTGAGTACTCATTTCAATGATACGCCGGAAAAAGCCTCCCGTCCCTGGGATCAGGATCGCGACGGTTTTGTGATCGGCGAAGGCGCCGGTATGGTGGTTCTTGAAGAGTATGAACATGCCAAAGCCCGTGGCGCGAAAATTTATGCGGAAGTTGTCGGTTACGGCCTGTCCGGCGATGCCTATCATGTGACGGCTCCGGCACCTGACGGTAACGGCGGTTACCGGGCCATGGAAATGGCCTTGAAACGGTCCGGCCTGACACCGGAGGATATTGACTATGTCAACGCCCACGGCACGTCCACGCCGCTCGGGGATGAGCTGGAATTTGGTTCGGTCAAGCGTCTGTTCGGTGATGCAGCCGGCAAGATAGCCATGTCCTCCACCAAGTCCGCTATCGGTCATCTTCTGGGCGCAGCCGGCAGTACGGAGGCTATCTTCTCGATCCTGGCGATGAACAACAATGTTTGTCCGCCGACCCTGAACCTGGATAATCCGTCAGAAGGCGTCAGCGGTATCAACCTTGTGCCCCATGAGGCCCAGGACAAGAAGATCAACGCAGTGCTGTCCAACAGTTTCGGTTTTGGCGGCACCAATGCGTCCCTGATTTTCAAAGCGGTCTGA
- a CDS encoding acyl carrier protein, with translation MSDVAERVKKIVVEHLGVEEDKVTDAASFIDDLGADSLDTVELVMAFEEEFGCEIPDDAAEKILTVKDAIDFISANA, from the coding sequence ATGAGTGACGTAGCTGAGCGCGTTAAAAAAATCGTAGTTGAGCATCTGGGTGTCGAAGAAGACAAAGTTACAGATGCAGCCAGCTTTATTGACGATCTGGGCGCTGACAGCCTCGATACTGTTGAACTGGTAATGGCATTTGAAGAAGAGTTCGGTTGTGAAATTCCTGACGATGCTGCTGAAAAGATCCTTACTGTTAAGGATGCTATTGATTTTATCAGCGCTAACGCGTAA